Proteins from a single region of Lasioglossum baleicum chromosome 1, iyLasBale1, whole genome shotgun sequence:
- the Rpl5 gene encoding ribosomal protein L5: protein MGFVKVVKNKQYFKRYQVKFKRRREGKTDYYARKRLTIQDKNKYNTPKYRLIVRLSNKDITCQVAYSRIEGDRIVCAAYSHELPKYGVKVGLTNYASAYCTGLLLARRLLKKLGLDTLYTGTKEVTGGEYNVEELDEGPGAFRCYLDTGLMRTTTGARVFGAMKGAVDGGLNIPHSTKRFPGYDNETKSFNADVHRQHIFGQHVANYMKTLEEEDDEVFKRQFSQYIKNGIAADNIENIYKQAHESIRTDPEHTKVVRKEVPVKKRWNRAKLSLSERKNRVAQKKASFLKTLEETEA from the exons ATG GGTTTTGTAAAAGTTGTTAAAAATAAGCAGTATTTCAAACGttatcaagtgaaattcaagAGGCGACGCGAGGGAAAGACTGATTATTATGCCCGTAAACGACTAACCATCCAAGATAAAAACAAATACAATACACCAAAATACAGACTAATTGTACGTCTATCGAATAAAGATATTACATGTCAG GTGGCGTATTCAAGAATCGAAGGAGACAGAATAGTGTGCGCAGCTTATAGCCATGAACTTCCAAAGTATGGCGTTAAAGTTGGTCTTACGAATTATGCCTCCGCATACTGCACCGGTCTTCTTTTGGCACGAAGA CTGTTGAAAAAATTGGGATTGGATACGTTATATACCGGTACGAAAGAAGTAACAGGTGGCGAATATAACGTTGAAGAATTAGACGAAGGACCCGGGGCGTTCAGATGTTATTTGGATACCGGTCTCATGAGGACTACCACAGGTGCTAGAGTTTTTGGTGCCATGAAAGGTGCTGTGGACGGTGGTTTAAACATTCCGCATAG CACCAAGAGATTCCCTGGATACGATAACGAAACGAAATCATTCAATGCGGATGTTCACCGGCAACATATTTTTGGTCAACATGTTGCAAATTATATGAAAACTTTGGAGGAAGAAGACGACGAAGTTTTCAAGAGGCAATTCTCGCAATATATTAAAAACGGCATTGCCGCTGACAAT ATTGAAAATATCTATAAACAAGCCCATGAATCAATACGTACCGACCCTGAACACACGAAGGTTGTGAGGAAGGAAGTGCCTGTGAAGAAACGGTGGAACCGTGCGAAACTTTCATTGTCGGAAAGGAAGAACCGTGTCGCACAGAAGAAAGCATCTTTTCTTAAAACGCTAGAAGAAACAGAGGCTTAA
- the LOC143212227 gene encoding nucleolar MIF4G domain-containing protein 1 homolog, which yields MSSFKKSKPKSKSKLAEKSRKQIRKELRKQKKVNRANYFKKGNESRVVGGRDVERVHNENINDEVSTDLQTKSFKKQNLQKLERKKKKQQNETLKKANQKEDTIIKKLEKQLKLNKKKKKTIPKSFQADGLDYILDFCLEKDRKCMVETEREMLENEFNNQFKTDLSMVLEESGMEATEENDKESIDEVNADEVDSSDSEYTDELESQNGDLEISETSNVELNDEQSESYDNIDDKDNDTWEDIYGRKRNRDGQVIHEPDTHKSHIAQIQTINEDDETLLSLKRKLKGCMNRVAENNMHTISNQIEEMYMANSRNNMNYLLTKLTFEAVIANVITPNRLVCEYMMLIAILHANVGVEIGAHFLEKLVKKFIEIIDTPQDVENKRLDNVILMISHLYNFKVYGHRLLYQILDRLTTKFTEKEIDLILLVLRTVGFALRKDDPSALKEFIQNLQQIASHNNEQSSRVRFMLDVLLAIKNNNVSKIPQYDPSHVEHLKKVLRTVIRKGNTIAQFNVTLEDLLNADENGKWWIVGSAWIGSSNTANQETVKNQDKFRFGKKILELAEKQRMNTDTRRNIFCILMTAEDYVDAFENLHHLGLKEQQAEEIIHVLMHCCLQEKKFNPYYAVLAQKLCEYNRKYQLTIQYALWDKLKTLNTHGTKQLSNLARFLTHLILEKSLALSVLKVIQFTELDKHTMQLVRQIILGILLHKNEQTCLQVFERISTSSQLQTFRESLRLFINYFLIRNIDSSGTLGEKELTLKKRAELMDRIISSHGMKLQF from the exons ATGagttcatttaaaaaatcaaagccGAAAAGTAAATCAAAGTTGGCAGAgaaatcacggaaacaaatccgTAAAGAGCTTAGGAAACAGAAGAAAGTTAATCGAGCAAATTACTTTAAAAAAGGAAACGAGTCGCGTGTTGTGGGAGGACGTGATGTCGAACGGGTACATAATGAGAATATTAATGACGAAGTCAGCACAGATTTACAAACGAAATCTTTCAAAAAACAAAACCTGCAAAAACTCGAGCGCAAGAAGAAAAAACAGCAGAACGAGACCCTTAAAAAAGCAAACCAGAAAGAAGAtaccattattaaaaaattggagAAGCAGTTGAAGttgaataaaaagaagaaaaaaacaaTACCAAAATCTTTTCAAGCGGATGGTTTAGACTATATTTTGGATTTTTGTCTTGAAAAAGATAGAAAATGTATGGTGGAAACAGAAAGAGAAATGTTAGAGAATGAGTTTAATAATCAGTTTAAAACTGATTTGTCTATGGTCCTCGAGGAAAGTGGCATGGAAGCTACTGAAGAGAATGACAAGGAAAGCATAGACGAGGTAAACGCAGACGAGGTAGACAGTTCTGATTCTGAATATACAGATGAACTTGAGTCACAGAACGGTGACTTAGAAATATCTGAAACTAGTAATGTAGAATTAAATGATGAACAAAGTGAATCGTATGATAATATCGATGACAAGGATAATGATACTTGGGAAGATATTTATGGAAGGAAAAGGAATAGAGATGGTCAAGTTATACATGAACCGGATACACATAAATCTCATATTGCGCAAATACAAACCATAAACGAAGACGACGAGACACTACTTTCTCTAAAAAGGAAATTAAAAGGTTGTATGAATAGGGTAGCAGAAAATAATATGCATACCATATCTAATCAG ATAGAGGAAATGTATATGGCTAACAGCCGCAATAATATGAATTATTTGTTGACAAAGTTAACATTCGAAGCTGTGATTGCCAACGTGATTACACCCAACCGTTTAGTCTGCGAATATATGATGTTGATTGCTATTTTGCACGCAAACGTCGGAGTTGAAATTGGTGCTCATTTTTTGGAAAAACttgtaaagaaatttatcgagatAATAGATACCCCGCAAGATGTAGAAAACAAAAGACTGGATAATGTAATTTTGATGATTTcgcatttatataattttaag GTATATGGGCACAGGCTTCTTTATCAAATACTCGATAGACTTACAACCAAATtcacagagaaagaaatcgaCTTGATATTGCTTGTTTTGAGGACAGTAGGTTTTGCACTAAGAAAAGACGATCCATCCGCTTTAAaagaatttatacaaaatttgcAACAAATAGCTAGCCATAATAACGAGCAGAG TTCCAGAGTTCGATTCATGTTAGACGTTTTATTAGCAATAAAGAACAACAATGTTAGTAAAATACCACAATACGATCCTTCGCATGTGGAGCATTTGAAGAAGGTTTTGAGAACCGTAATACGGAAGGGTAACACTATTGCGCAATTTAATGTTACATTGGAGGATTTGTTAAATG CTGATGAGAATGGAAAATGGTGGATTGTCGGTTCCGCTTGGATTGGATCGAGCAACACGGCTAATCAGGAGACAGTAAAAAATCAGGATAAATTTCGTTTCGGTAAAAAAATACTCGAATTAGCAGAGAAGCAACGAATGAACACCGATACAAGAAGAAATATCTTTTGTATTCTTATGACGGCCGAAGATTACGTAGATGCTTTTGAGAATCTCCATCACCTCGGTTTGAAAGAACAACAGGCAGAGGAAATCATACATGTTTTAATGCATTGTTGCttacaagaaaaaaaatttaatcctTACTATGCTGTGCTGGCGCAAAAATTATGCGAATATAACCGAAAATATCAG CTCACAATACAATACGCTTTGTGGGATAAATTAAAAACTCTGAATACACATGGAACGAAGCAGCTAAGCAATCTGGCCCGATTTTTAACTCATTTAATCCTTGAAAAAAGCCTTGCCTTGTCAGTTTTAAAA GTTATTCAATTCACGGAATTAGATAAACACACCATGCAACTTGTCAGACAAATTATACTAGGCATTCTTTTACACAAAAACGAGCAAACATGTTTGCAAGTGTTCGAGAGAATATCCACGTCTTCTCAATTACAAACGTTTCGAGAAAGCCTACgcttatttattaattactttCTAATAAGGAATATAGATTCATCTGGCACGTTAGGAGAGAAGGAACTAACTCTTAAAAAAAGAGCTGAATTAATGGATAGAATAATAAGTTCCCATGGAATGAAACTGCaattttaa
- the LOC143212823 gene encoding mitochondrial-processing peptidase subunit alpha isoform X2: MLALEKHGGICDCQASRDTFVYAASAERQGLDTVVQILGDISLRPKITEEELTLAKQMIRFELESLLTRPEQEPILMDMIHAAAYRNNTLGLPKICPEENIDYIDRKILFQYMKNHHVPNRMVVAGVGVEHEHLVSAVQKHFVEKRTIWEEEEGEERGKDSNLVSSGKEKEKLNAVDTSIAQYTGGYILEECNVPVYAGPSGLPELSHVVIGLEGCSHQDPDFVAMCVLNMMMGGGGSFSAGGPGKGMYTRLYTNVLNRYHWLYSATAYNHAYADTGLFCIHASCTPSHVREMVEVIVHEMVAMTSNITDSELARAKKQLQSMLLMNLEQRPVVFEDIGRQVLATGSRKRPEYFIKAIDEISKDDISNVARRLLKSPPCVAARGEVRTVPSIGDIQAGLTDEQGRLPGSRNRLSLFR; the protein is encoded by the exons ATGTTGGCATTAGAAAAGCATGGTGGAATATGCGATTGTCAAGCATCTAGGGACACGTTTGTTTATGCTGCTTCGGCAGAACGTCAAGGATTAGATACAGTTGTACAAATACTAGGTGATATTTCTTTAAGACCCAAAATAACAGAAGAAGAA TTAACATTGGCGAAACAAATGATCAGGTTCGAATTGGAATCTTTACTGACGAGGCCAGAACAGGAACCAATACTGATGGATATGATCCATGCG gCTGCGTACAGAAACAATACTCTTGGTCTTCCAAAAATCTGTCCAGAAGAAAATATCGATTATATAGatagaaaaatattgtttcagTATATGAAAAACCATCACGTACCGAATAGAATGGTTGTGGCTGGAGTTGGTGTGGAACATGAACATTTGGTTTCCGCGGTTCaaaa ACATTTCGTTGAGAAGAGAACTATctgggaagaagaagaaggtgaAGAAAGGGGAAAGGATAGCAACTTAGTATCGTcggggaaagagaaagagaagctAAACGCAGTTGACACGTCTATTGCTCAATATACCGGAGGTTACATACTA GAGGAATGTAACGTACCCGTTTACGCAGGGCCAAGTGGTTTACCGGAATTGTCTCATGTGGTGATAGGTTTGGAGGGTTGTTCTCATCAAGATCCAGATTTTGTAGCAATGTGCGTTTTAAATATGATGATGGGTGGAGGTGGCAGCTTTAGTGCCGGTGGTCCAGGCAAGGGAATGTATACTCGTTTGTATACGAATGTGCTCAACAG GTACCATTGGTTATACAGTGCAACTGCATACAACCACGCATACGCTGACACAGGACTCTTTTGCATTCATGCATCTTGTACACCGTCTCACGTTAGAGAAATGGTGGAAGTAATCGTGCACGAGATGGTTGCTATGACTAGTAATATCACGGATAGCGAGCTAGCG AGAGCAAAGAAACAACTGCAGTCTATGCTGTTGATGAATTTGGAGCAGAGGCCCGTTGTTTTCGAAGACATTGGACGACAAGTTTTAGCCACTGGATCTAGAAAACGGCCAGAGTACTTTATAAAAGCAATCG ATGAAATATCGAAGGATGACATAAGTAATGTAGCACGGCGATTACTCAAATCACCTCCCTGCGTAGCAGCCAGAGGAGAAGTAAGAACAGTACCTTCTATCGGAGATATTCAAGCCGGATTGACTGACGAGCAAGGCCGATTACCCGGTTCTCGCAATAGATTATCACTTTTTCGgtag
- the LOC143212823 gene encoding mitochondrial-processing peptidase subunit alpha isoform X1, with product MHLIMKMSRSSMVIALKKSAMQRQTVSFLSKCSFSSQKVINTGITRKSVITNHPPLTKPIPNLPKAVYATKKEEHQTTKVTVLPNGLRVASENRFGQFCTVGVLLDSGPRYEIAYPSGISHFLEKLAFGSTKVHESKDQIMLALEKHGGICDCQASRDTFVYAASAERQGLDTVVQILGDISLRPKITEEELTLAKQMIRFELESLLTRPEQEPILMDMIHAAAYRNNTLGLPKICPEENIDYIDRKILFQYMKNHHVPNRMVVAGVGVEHEHLVSAVQKHFVEKRTIWEEEEGEERGKDSNLVSSGKEKEKLNAVDTSIAQYTGGYILEECNVPVYAGPSGLPELSHVVIGLEGCSHQDPDFVAMCVLNMMMGGGGSFSAGGPGKGMYTRLYTNVLNRYHWLYSATAYNHAYADTGLFCIHASCTPSHVREMVEVIVHEMVAMTSNITDSELARAKKQLQSMLLMNLEQRPVVFEDIGRQVLATGSRKRPEYFIKAIDEISKDDISNVARRLLKSPPCVAARGEVRTVPSIGDIQAGLTDEQGRLPGSRNRLSLFR from the exons CAAACCTATACCTAACTTACCCAAAGCAGTCTACGCTACAAAGAAGGAAGAACACCAAACGACTAAAGTAACAGTTTTGCCAAATGGATTAAGAGTTGCCTCTGAAAATCGGTTTGGTCAATTTTGCACGGTCGGTG TGCTACTCGATTCTGGTCCACGATATGAAATCGCATATCCCAGTGGAATCTCTCATTTTCTAGAGAAACTAGCATTCGGA TCGACAAAAGTTCATGAAAGTAAAGATCAAATAATGTTGGCATTAGAAAAGCATGGTGGAATATGCGATTGTCAAGCATCTAGGGACACGTTTGTTTATGCTGCTTCGGCAGAACGTCAAGGATTAGATACAGTTGTACAAATACTAGGTGATATTTCTTTAAGACCCAAAATAACAGAAGAAGAA TTAACATTGGCGAAACAAATGATCAGGTTCGAATTGGAATCTTTACTGACGAGGCCAGAACAGGAACCAATACTGATGGATATGATCCATGCG gCTGCGTACAGAAACAATACTCTTGGTCTTCCAAAAATCTGTCCAGAAGAAAATATCGATTATATAGatagaaaaatattgtttcagTATATGAAAAACCATCACGTACCGAATAGAATGGTTGTGGCTGGAGTTGGTGTGGAACATGAACATTTGGTTTCCGCGGTTCaaaa ACATTTCGTTGAGAAGAGAACTATctgggaagaagaagaaggtgaAGAAAGGGGAAAGGATAGCAACTTAGTATCGTcggggaaagagaaagagaagctAAACGCAGTTGACACGTCTATTGCTCAATATACCGGAGGTTACATACTA GAGGAATGTAACGTACCCGTTTACGCAGGGCCAAGTGGTTTACCGGAATTGTCTCATGTGGTGATAGGTTTGGAGGGTTGTTCTCATCAAGATCCAGATTTTGTAGCAATGTGCGTTTTAAATATGATGATGGGTGGAGGTGGCAGCTTTAGTGCCGGTGGTCCAGGCAAGGGAATGTATACTCGTTTGTATACGAATGTGCTCAACAG GTACCATTGGTTATACAGTGCAACTGCATACAACCACGCATACGCTGACACAGGACTCTTTTGCATTCATGCATCTTGTACACCGTCTCACGTTAGAGAAATGGTGGAAGTAATCGTGCACGAGATGGTTGCTATGACTAGTAATATCACGGATAGCGAGCTAGCG AGAGCAAAGAAACAACTGCAGTCTATGCTGTTGATGAATTTGGAGCAGAGGCCCGTTGTTTTCGAAGACATTGGACGACAAGTTTTAGCCACTGGATCTAGAAAACGGCCAGAGTACTTTATAAAAGCAATCG ATGAAATATCGAAGGATGACATAAGTAATGTAGCACGGCGATTACTCAAATCACCTCCCTGCGTAGCAGCCAGAGGAGAAGTAAGAACAGTACCTTCTATCGGAGATATTCAAGCCGGATTGACTGACGAGCAAGGCCGATTACCCGGTTCTCGCAATAGATTATCACTTTTTCGgtag